In one window of Corynebacterium mycetoides DNA:
- a CDS encoding YbjN domain-containing protein produces MSEQIPNNDDVRPVDTNAVATILREENLEHRVEDDVVRTGFIDAAMVFAIDDGTLVFEAVWRGEFPKETASQVLYACNEHNQSTFTPTLRFFESDDETLAVSAVRTVDITHGASFNQLGAFVVSSIDATLQAFRFLADSFPTLVTWEDTHYEH; encoded by the coding sequence GTGAGTGAACAAATACCGAACAACGACGATGTCCGGCCCGTCGACACCAACGCCGTGGCGACGATCCTGCGGGAGGAAAACCTCGAGCACCGCGTAGAAGACGACGTCGTGCGCACTGGATTCATTGACGCGGCGATGGTCTTCGCCATCGACGACGGCACGCTCGTGTTCGAGGCGGTGTGGCGCGGGGAGTTCCCGAAGGAGACGGCCTCGCAGGTGCTCTACGCCTGCAACGAACACAACCAGTCGACCTTCACGCCGACCCTGCGCTTTTTTGAGAGCGACGATGAGACCCTCGCCGTCAGCGCGGTGCGCACCGTGGATATCACCCATGGGGCGTCGTTCAACCAGCTCGGCGCCTTCGTGGTCAGCTCCATCGATGCAACCCTGCAGGCCTTCCGTTTCCTCGCCGACTCGTTCCCGACCCTGGTCACCTGGGAGGACACCCATTATGAGCACTAG
- a CDS encoding YbjN domain-containing protein produces the protein MSTSTLVTIDRVIAAMQGHGISLVDDPSGRTAHANINGFEVMFVILDSVMIVRTAAATQVPSDTPDPTLYLAANQVNSSLIGARAMVVNRQAEILLRTEAEVPIAAGLTDEQLSSSLKRAVDGILNAQDALKVTAEQFEQMRDSAEQAGGSADL, from the coding sequence ATGAGCACTAGCACCCTTGTCACGATCGACCGCGTCATCGCGGCAATGCAGGGTCACGGCATCTCGCTTGTCGACGACCCCTCCGGACGCACCGCCCACGCCAACATCAACGGGTTCGAGGTGATGTTCGTCATCCTCGACTCTGTCATGATCGTCCGCACCGCGGCAGCGACGCAGGTGCCCTCGGACACCCCCGACCCCACGCTCTACCTGGCTGCGAACCAGGTCAACTCCTCGCTGATCGGTGCCCGCGCAATGGTGGTCAATCGCCAGGCAGAGATCCTTCTCCGCACAGAGGCTGAGGTCCCTATCGCTGCGGGACTGACCGATGAGCAGCTGTCGTCCTCGCTCAAACGCGCCGTGGACGGAATCCTCAACGCTCAAGATGCCCTGAAGGTCACTGCGGAGCAGTTCGAGCAGATGCGTGACTCGGCCGAGCAGGCCGGCGGCTCTGCCGACCTCTGA
- a CDS encoding ATP-binding cassette domain-containing protein, with protein MAIIQLRDISKSYGSFDALRGVDLDINAGEVVCVLGDNGAGKSTLIKILSGSHEPTGGQLLLDGAPTTLSSPRDAISRGIATVYQNLAIVDSLSVWRNFFLGNELSGFLGTLNQTEMRERCARALNEMGIDIPDVDVEAGSLSGGQRQVLAIARAIHFGARVVILDEPTAALGVKQSGVVLRFVAAARERGVAVVLVTHNPHHAYLVGDRFTILKLGRQELSAARGEVTLEELTHQMAGGGELEALSHELNR; from the coding sequence ATGGCGATTATTCAACTCAGGGATATCAGCAAGTCATACGGCAGCTTCGACGCGCTGCGCGGGGTTGATCTCGACATCAACGCAGGCGAGGTCGTGTGCGTCCTCGGCGACAACGGCGCGGGCAAGTCTACGCTGATCAAGATTCTCTCGGGTTCGCACGAACCCACAGGTGGGCAGCTGCTTCTCGACGGCGCCCCGACCACGTTGTCCTCTCCGCGCGACGCCATCTCCCGTGGCATCGCAACCGTGTACCAGAACCTGGCGATCGTCGATTCGCTCAGCGTATGGCGCAACTTCTTCCTTGGCAACGAGCTGTCCGGGTTTCTCGGCACGCTCAACCAAACGGAGATGCGGGAGCGCTGTGCGCGCGCGTTGAACGAGATGGGCATCGACATCCCCGATGTCGACGTAGAGGCCGGAAGCCTGTCGGGCGGGCAGCGTCAAGTCCTGGCCATCGCGCGCGCCATCCACTTCGGGGCGAGAGTAGTCATCCTCGACGAGCCGACCGCGGCCCTCGGGGTGAAGCAGTCCGGTGTTGTCCTGCGCTTTGTCGCGGCGGCGCGCGAGCGCGGAGTCGCCGTGGTGTTAGTCACGCACAATCCCCACCACGCGTACCTGGTGGGGGATCGTTTCACTATCCTCAAACTCGGCCGTCAAGAGCTCAGCGCCGCGCGGGGAGAGGTCACGCTCGAGGAGCTCACCCACCAGATGGCCGGCGGTGGCGAGCTCGAGGCACTGAGCCACGAACTAAACCGATAG
- a CDS encoding ABC transporter permease yields the protein MSEAADDRLRRRTGLAALIRRPELASLLGLVLLIFLFVTVAPAFRSFEAVATILYASSTLGIVAVAVGVLMIGEEFDLSSGVAVTTAALAASMLSYNLHLNAWAGALSALVISLAIGALNGVLVARTGIPSFLITLAAFLMLQGLNLAVTKLVTGQVATPSIANMEGFESARAVFASSFTLGSVSIRITVVWWLLFVAAASFVLFKTTFGNWIFAVGGNKEAARASGVPVTRVKIILFMFVAFAAWFVGMHTLFAFDSIQAGQGVGNEFLYIIAAVIGGCSMNGGRGTAVGTAIGALIFGMTNQGIVYAGWNPDWFKFFLGAMLLFAVLTNTAFATYTKNR from the coding sequence ATGAGCGAGGCCGCAGATGACCGTCTGCGCCGGCGCACCGGACTCGCGGCGCTCATCCGCCGGCCCGAGCTGGCGAGCCTGCTGGGACTTGTGCTCCTGATCTTCCTTTTCGTCACCGTCGCGCCGGCGTTCCGCTCCTTCGAGGCGGTGGCCACCATCCTGTATGCAAGCTCAACCCTGGGAATCGTCGCCGTGGCCGTCGGCGTGCTCATGATCGGCGAGGAGTTCGACCTCTCCAGCGGCGTGGCGGTGACCACGGCCGCGCTGGCGGCGTCAATGCTCAGTTACAACCTCCACCTCAACGCGTGGGCGGGCGCGCTCAGCGCCCTGGTGATCTCCCTGGCCATCGGGGCACTCAACGGCGTGCTTGTCGCGCGCACGGGGATCCCCAGCTTCCTCATCACCCTGGCGGCGTTTCTCATGCTCCAGGGCCTCAACCTCGCCGTGACGAAGCTGGTCACGGGCCAGGTGGCCACACCGAGCATCGCGAACATGGAGGGCTTCGAATCCGCACGCGCCGTCTTCGCGAGCTCGTTCACCCTCGGCTCGGTCAGCATCCGCATCACGGTCGTGTGGTGGCTCCTCTTCGTCGCAGCCGCCTCGTTCGTCCTGTTCAAGACCACCTTCGGCAACTGGATCTTCGCGGTCGGCGGGAACAAGGAGGCGGCGCGCGCGTCCGGCGTGCCCGTCACGCGGGTGAAGATCATCTTGTTCATGTTCGTGGCGTTCGCGGCGTGGTTCGTGGGCATGCACACGCTCTTCGCCTTCGACTCCATCCAGGCGGGCCAGGGCGTGGGCAACGAATTTCTCTACATCATCGCGGCGGTCATCGGCGGCTGCTCCATGAACGGCGGCCGGGGCACGGCCGTCGGCACCGCCATCGGCGCGCTCATCTTCGGCATGACCAACCAGGGCATCGTCTACGCCGGGTGGAACCCCGACTGGTTCAAGTTCTTCCTCGGCGCCATGCTGTTGTTCGCCGTGTTGACCAACACCGCCTTTGCCACGTACACGAAGAACAGGTAG